Genomic DNA from Synergistaceae bacterium:
ATCTGACAATTTCCAGCGTTTAGAACGAGGCCCGAACTCACACCCCGGCGGTAATAATCCCTCTTTGACATATTCATAAAAAGTTGAGCCGCTGATCTTGAGAGCCTTGCAGACTTCTTTAACTGTGAGCCATGAGTCTTTATCCTGAGAATGAATTATCACCGGTTCCGGCTGTGTTTCCTGAAAATTAGCAATGATGTCAAATAATTTCTCAAATTTAGAATTAATTTCGAGTTGAGTATTTCTGACGAGTAAAAGCAGTTCAGCTTTATTAATCATCGCAGGAGTCCTCCTGATTCACCAGTTCGACAGCGTCATAAGGGAGTCCCAGCACGAAAAGTAAATTATTGTCATCGTGGAAAATATCGAGCAGAATCCAGAAATTACGCAGAAATTCATTAATTCTCATATAATCTGCCAAGACTTTTACTTCAGCGATATTTGCAAAATTTTTCATGACTGCCTCCTGTAAACTATAAAAAATTGCGGCAAAACGTGAGACCACCCGCAAAAATTTCTACGCTAATTGAATTGCACCGCGCTTAATTTGAGCCTCAAAACCTGCCTCAACCTGAAGTCTGACGTGCGACAAGAAATCTTCTACAGCTTCACGACTTGTCAATTTGCCAGCACCTTTGAGACCGATTTCGCCGTCTCTGCCAAGAAAAATATCAAATTCATTCCCAGTCATGTTAATATCTCCTTTCTCGTATTTCTCCCAGTCATAGGATAGGGAGATTTTGATTTTGTTTTCGTTTGGGCCGTTGAGTAATTCTGCTTCTGTGCAGCCGAGAGTCTCTGCTAATTTTTGTAAATCATTAGAACGCGGTTCAAAATCGCCATTTTCCCAGCGTCGAAGAGTATTCTCATGAACACCGATTTTATCTGCTAATTCAGTTTGGGTTAGATTATTTCTTTTTCTGTATTCTCGAATATACACACATTTCACCTACAAAATTTGATAGCTCAATTCACAAATTTTTGTCTGGAAAAAAACTACAAAAATTGTTATTTTATTCATAAAAGAAGAGGTGATTTTCATGTTTAATGGCAAAAGATTAAGGGAACAGCGCGAGATATTAGGTTTATCCCAAGAAAAGCTCGCAGAACGAATAGATGTTCATGTAAATACGATACGGCGATGGGAGCAAAACAAACAAGTCCCGGACGCTACAAAATTAAATCTTCTTGCGGAAGCATTAAATACGACTGTCGCCTATCTATCAGGAGAAAATGACGGGGTTGTATTACAAGAAGGAGCGCAATTTGTTCCTAAACCTGATTACTATGAGCATCAAGAAAAGAGATTAATTATCAGAAATAATGATATGTATGTGAATTTGCCTGAGACAAGAGAAGGCTTTGAAATGTTACGTAGATTTTTTGATATACAAGGGGCTAAGAATGCTCCTGTAGTACCAGCGCTATAAAAAATTTTTAGAGAGGGATTGTGATCATTTTGCAAAAAATTTTTAGTGTAATAGGCATTTTAGCAAGTCTTTCGGCGGCAGAGGGGCTTAATAGGTTCGGCGGTTTTATAGGTTCAATGGGCGGTAAAGATGCCCCGTTTTACATGGTTCTTTTAGCTGTTTCGGTTATTGCTGTTATATTTTTCATACTTGCGATAATCGGCAGACTTTCACGTCTTATGAAGTGGCTGGCTGTTATATGCCTTGCTGCTTCTGTCGTAATAATGTTTTTTGCGCCTAGCCTGCCTGTAATTATGCAAATTATAGTTTCATTGATTATTGCGTTCTTGTGTATGCTTTTTGCGCCTATTGCCGGTCAATAAATTTTAAAAGGGGGATTGCGCTTTCATGAAAAAATTTTTGTGTCTCATAGCACTTTTTATTTTATCTGCCCAAAGTGAAGCATATCAGGAAACTCACATAAACATTGAAAGCAAAGATTATCTGTCTGTGTCAGCTGTATCATTGATTAATCTTTATGACCAGAACGAAATTAACGCTGATGATATGTTCCTGAACAAAAAAATTCACGTTTTCGGCTTTGTAAAGGATATCGGTAAAGATATAGCAGGCAACATGTATATAACATTAATGGGCGGTACTCAAGGCTATAGCAGGCAGGATGAAAACTCTTTCCGGACCGTGCAGTGTTTCTTTGAGGCTGAACATCTTGCTTTCCTGAAAAATGTCAGAAAAAAGGAGCCTCTCGAAGTAATCGGCAGTTGTTCAGGGCTTATGATGAACGTAATTATAAAGGATTGCCAACCAGGACACTGGCTCGCTGATAGAGTAAAAGCTGAGAAGGAAGCAGCAAAAAATACTCAGCTGCCTAGACGAAGAAATAAAAGAAAGTAAACGGGAGGAGCTGTGTTTTCATGAAAAAATATTTTGCGCTGTGTATTATATTTATTGTAATTTTCGCAGTTATGGCACATGGCAGCGATATTCAGACTGCTATACGTGAGGCCGACAAAAAGTTAAAAGCTAATGGATTTCTGCTAAGTGAAGAGATCGACGCAATATACGAGAAAGAGCAGACCTCCGATGTATTAAAGCAGCTTACAACTAAACAGCAAAAATCTATCGTGACTGAATTAGCGCAGGCAAAAGAAATCAACGCGCAAAAATCTTCAAAAATGGGATTGAGTATCAAAGACTCACTAGAGCAGTCAATGTATCAAGACGGCGTTTTAGCAAACATGATGCTTAAATCAAGACGCGAAATCGCAGCAAAATACGGAATAAAAGCGGGCGATATTTCAACGGTTGAGCTTAACGTTATGTTTTCCAAATAAAATATCGCATGACATCAGAAGGCGTGAAAAAATTTATCCCCTGCAAGCACTGCGGACGCGACACCCTCGAAGGCAATATATTTTGTCATAAATGCACATGGGAAGCTAAATGGGCAAGACACATTTTAAATTCTCCTGAACTCGCAAGCCGCCGCAAACGTTCGCATTCTACAAAAATTTTATCCATTGACCCCGACAAGGGCGAGGCCGTTTTTAAATCTTCCAGCAATGGCACATACACGACGACTCTAAAAAATTGCACATGTAAAGATTTTGCGCTTGGACATGACGCTTGGCCGTGTAAGCATATTTTAAGACTTGCCGAAGAACTTGGCCTTTTCCAGAATGAATATTTTGCTCCTGATGAATATGATTATACAATGCAATTTGCGCCTAATATTACAGAAATAAAAGCAGCCGAGCAGCCTAAAAATATATCTGAGCCTGAATACATTACGCCTCCTGTTGAGTCTAAACATGAAGAATTGCCCGTAATAATCAATAAGAAGTCTTCAATATTCCTGAAAATTTTAAAATATATTTGCTGTGCTGTGGTCGGAGCTTTTATAATGCTGTGTATCTTAGGGACTTTTACCAGAACAAAAATAGCACATAGAGAATTATTAATCCCTGTCTTAATGTTAGCTTCAGGTTATGTAATTGCTATAAATGCCAAGCATAAGGGTTTGGAAGGTTCAATGTTTAGCTGGATAATTTACGGAACTATAGTACCTGTTATATCATGGATGGATGTACTTATTGCTGGCAGTGATTCTCAAAATAGAGTTAAAATTTTCATTAAGAGTATTTGTATATGTATAGTCTGCCTTGTATTTTACATAGGAATTTTTGTAGCTTTAATAGAGCAGCCGCATAAAAATCAAGAAACAATACAAACGCGATCTATAGAATGACCGTATAAAAAACGTAGAAAAAATAACATACTGATTTACATAAAATCTTATAACAAGAACTATTTTAAAATTTATTCAATGTCCCTTATCTCCTATGCATACATACTTAAGAGCGAAAAACCACGATAAGAATAAATACAACGATGTGCTGAATGAAATTCTAACTAACTGGAATAAACAGCAGGAGGCGCAGTCATGAACTGGAATTTAAACTATTGCCCATGCCCATTTTGTGGTGGTAAGGGATTTTTGCAAGACACCCCAACTACCATAGAGATAAAGCCGTTAAATGCAAATTCGAGTGATTATAAGACTGCAACTGTTACGAGTAAGTCAATAATCGAGAATGAGTATCCAAACAACTATAGGAGATGAAATCATGAGCGAGCAATTAAAATCTTGCCCCTTCTGCGGGAGTCATAATATCAGCGTCATTTCCTGTACTCAGGAGCGCGAGTACAAATCAGCATGTAAGGACGTGCAATTTTCATATTATGTTGAGTGCGATTATTGCAGGGTTCGCACTGATTCATATGTTACGAGACAAGACGCAGTAAACGCATGGGAGACTCGATCATGGCAAGAAAAGCATTGACGCGGGAACAGTTAAACCGCCTTTGTGAGTGTGCCCCGGCTGTAATGGGACTGCTTGACGGGTTAATATTTCTCGAACACGGGAAGACTCACGCAGGTTATCTAACGTTCAAAATAGTAAATTACATCGAGAACGGCGGGAAAATTCCGGATTTCTTATTTCCGGCAGAAAGCGAATAAACGAAAGGAGAAATAAATCATGACCAGTAATTTTTGTTTTGCGAAATTAGATATAAACGTAGCTAGAGACGGCAGCTTTAAGGGCGCGCCAAAATCCGTGTATATGACTCTGACATCTCACGCAGATAATAACACACGCAAATGTTTCTTGAAGGTCCGGACGATCGCAAAAGAGTCCGGTTATTGTGAGCGCACAGTAAGAAATGCCCTGCACAAATTAGAATCATGGGGCTTAATCGAAATCACAGAGCAGTTTATACAGGGCGAAAACGGCAGACATCAAATTAATTCTGTCTATACGCTGATTGGCAACGAAGCAGCCTGCTATCAAGAATACGCCGTCGGAGAAGTTCCGGAATTGCTCGACTCCGTGATACCCCCCTGCAAAAATTGCACCACCCCCCTGCAAAAAGTTACAGGGCAAAACGAGAGTCCATTAAACTATAAAGACTCCCTAAAGGGGGAAGCCCGCCTCCCCGCGAAAAATTCAGAACCCGTTAATAATCCCGAAGCCTTCACCCCCGACGATGCACCGGCCATTATGAGACCTACAGCCGAATATTTATTGCTAAAGACTGGCAGAAAGAGTCTAACTGAGTCAGAAATTTCGGCGTTAAGGACGTTAAGCGCGTCTCATTACCCTGCACGAGTTCAGAAGGAAATTGACACAGCCTGTGAGAGATTTAAGCGCAAAAATAAGCCTTTAAGCACTCTCACGTTTAATTACATTGCAGGAGCCCTCGCCAACCAGCACAGCCGGAAATTAACGCCAAAGTCGCAGGCAAAATCAATGATGATGACGAGTGAAGAACTTAATTCGCGCAAAAAAATTCCTGATGAAGACTTAGACGCAGAACTTGAAAGACTCGAAAAACTTATGAATGAACCTGTAAAATCAGCACAGAATTTACGGAGGTTGTAACTATGAGCGAAAAATTAAAACCGTGCCCATTCTGCGGGAGTGAAGCTGTATACGATAAGGATATAGCAGGATATTATTTTGTTTGTTGCCCTAGCGATGAATGTAATAGACAAGTAGCCAGCTATCATTACCCGTTCTTGGACGAAGCCATAAACGCATGGAACACACGCGCGGAGGGCAAATCATGAGGGATAAACTTTTTTATTCTGGAGCATTATTTTTGTTGATTGCGCTGATTTATATTATTGACGAGTTTTTATAGGAGTGATAACACATGCGCTGTAGTGTTAAGAGTTTTTGTGAGGCATTGAATCGTGTAACATATTTGATCGAGCTGATAATCGCGTTTCATCCGCAGGGATTTAGTTTGTTGCTTGGTGAGGTTAGGGAGCCTACGTCGCGTGAGATTCACGAGTTACTGAATGCCGGCCGAAGCAAATTGCCTGATGATTTTATGCCGACGATGCCGAATTTAGAGACTGAAGCCGAACGCATAGTTTTTGACCGTGAATATTTTGACAAACTAGTAGACATTGCAGGGGGCTGGCCTCACATACATTTAGTGTCTCGTGAGTTCAAGGACGCAGATTCCCGCATATGGTCAGTAGTGATGGATCACGTGAAATTTGTCGGTAATTCTGCCTCAAGGTACGCGTCAAAACTTGGTTATGTCTCAGCGCGTTATAATTTATCGCCGAATACAGTCATGAAGTACCGCCGTGAATTTGCCGTGAAATTAGCTAACATGCTGTTAATGCCTCCCAGTGATGGAGATGATTTTTATTTGCTGCCCGGCTATTAATTAACCTTTTGAAGTTGGCAAAATAAACCCGTAAAAGTAAAATAATAGTCAATAAATAACAATCTTCAAATTCATGCATGAAAGGAGAGAGCCAATATGATAAATGCCTTCGGACAGTGGTTACGCAAGTTCCGAATAGATAATGGGCTTTTGCTGGGTGATATGGCGAAAACGCTAGAAATATCTTCAGCCTTTTTATCTGCAATAGAGACAGGGCGTAAAAATATACCTGATGGCATTGTGAGTAAAATTCGCGATAGTTACAGGCTTAGTGAAGAAGAATATTTTTCTTTACTGAAAGCAGTTGAAATGTCGCAGCAAAAATTGCAAATTGATTTAGGCGGTGAAACAACAGCTAATAAAGAAGTGGCAATTGCTTTTGCTAAACGTTTTCATTCCCTCACCCATGAAGATAGGGTTGAGATTTTAAGAATTTTATCAAAGGCAGGTGATGACGATTGCACGATAAAGGAATAAGAGTTACGCCAAGGAGCCGCTCAGAAATAGGAGCTATTGCCGATGGGGTGCGTAAACTTTCTGGCTATTCTAGTAATGTTCTTATCTTTCCTATTGTTGAATTTCTAGAATTTAGGCTTCAAATGATTGTTCCCGGCTTTCAATATGAAATTTGGCAAGATGGGAGTTTGGAAAAGAAGGCTAGAGCACTAACTTATCCCAATCAGAGAATTATCTTAATTGAAGAATCTGTTTATGATGGAGCTTGTCGGGGAGTAGGTCGAGATCGTATGACTATATCGCATGAGATAGGACACCTAATTTTACATACTGGAGTGCCTTTAGCTAAGAATTATGAGAAAGTCGATATAAAAGTCTATGAAAACTCAGAATGGCAGGCCGATGTCTTTGCAGGAGAATTATTAGCTCCAATAAGATTAATAAGAGATATGCGGCCGGAAGAGGTTGCAGATAAATTTCAAATTTCATATTATGCAGCTAATGCACAACTCAAGGCTTTAGATAAAATATTACGCTGTGCTTAAGTAAGATAGCAGCTTACATTAAATACAGCGGAGACAATAGAAGGACAGCTGTTGTCCTAAGATTGGTAAAAATTAAATTTGTAGTGTAATTTTAATTTCTATTTCCGATCTTAGCAAGTAAAAAATTTCTGTCCTAGAAAGGAAATAAGTTTATACGTAGAAATATTAGAGAAATCGTCGGTGAGATAGCTCCTGAAGGTATGCGCTGGGTTTTCACTAGATTTCGCAGAGTGAGAAATTCAGAACGTAAGTTAGATGCATGGGATTACGGCTATAATTGCTGGGCATTCTTAGTAAGAGATAAGCGAAATGCGTCAATGTGATATTAACGTTGATTATAACGTGCATTGTAATTCAGAAAATGCGCTAAAATATTATCATTGCGAACGATTATACAAGAAGGGCGGCCGACGCTCTTTTTTTATGCGCAAAAATTTTCATACAGGAGAGATTCACATGACATTATTAGGCGGTTGGAATTTGGACGACGTAAAGGGCTGTAACTTGCCGCAAAAGGCGCAGACGGACTTCACAGCAGTAACAAGCGACATAGTCGGGGCAGAATACGAGCCGATAGCATATTTAGGCAGTCAGACGGCAAACGGCATAAATTACAGGTTTCTCGCGCTCCAAAAACTAGTAATTCCAAACAGTGAGAAAAAATTTGTCAAGATGATAATCAATGAGGCCCCGGACGGTTCAGTGAGACTCGTTTCAGTGAGCGGCCTTCCATTATGAAAATTGAGCTTATACCGGCTCACACCCTCAAGCCCTACGAGAACAA
This window encodes:
- a CDS encoding helix-turn-helix transcriptional regulator codes for the protein MINAFGQWLRKFRIDNGLLLGDMAKTLEISSAFLSAIETGRKNIPDGIVSKIRDSYRLSEEEYFSLLKAVEMSQQKLQIDLGGETTANKEVAIAFAKRFHSLTHEDRVEILRILSKAGDDDCTIKE
- a CDS encoding helix-turn-helix transcriptional regulator, which gives rise to MFNGKRLREQREILGLSQEKLAERIDVHVNTIRRWEQNKQVPDATKLNLLAEALNTTVAYLSGENDGVVLQEGAQFVPKPDYYEHQEKRLIIRNNDMYVNLPETREGFEMLRRFFDIQGAKNAPVVPAL
- a CDS encoding ImmA/IrrE family metallo-endopeptidase, which encodes MHDKGIRVTPRSRSEIGAIADGVRKLSGYSSNVLIFPIVEFLEFRLQMIVPGFQYEIWQDGSLEKKARALTYPNQRIILIEESVYDGACRGVGRDRMTISHEIGHLILHTGVPLAKNYEKVDIKVYENSEWQADVFAGELLAPIRLIRDMRPEEVADKFQISYYAANAQLKALDKILRCA
- a CDS encoding Lar family restriction alleviation protein is translated as MSEKLKPCPFCGSEAVYDKDIAGYYFVCCPSDECNRQVASYHYPFLDEAINAWNTRAEGKS
- a CDS encoding Lar family restriction alleviation protein; the encoded protein is MSEQLKSCPFCGSHNISVISCTQEREYKSACKDVQFSYYVECDYCRVRTDSYVTRQDAVNAWETRSWQEKH
- a CDS encoding helix-turn-helix domain-containing protein; translated protein: MINKAELLLLVRNTQLEINSKFEKLFDIIANFQETQPEPVIIHSQDKDSWLTVKEVCKALKISGSTFYEYVKEGLLPPGCEFGPRSKRWKLSD
- a CDS encoding helix-turn-helix transcriptional regulator, which gives rise to MYIREYRKRNNLTQTELADKIGVHENTLRRWENGDFEPRSNDLQKLAETLGCTEAELLNGPNENKIKISLSYDWEKYEKGDINMTGNEFDIFLGRDGEIGLKGAGKLTSREAVEDFLSHVRLQVEAGFEAQIKRGAIQLA
- a CDS encoding SWIM zinc finger family protein, with the protein product MKKFIPCKHCGRDTLEGNIFCHKCTWEAKWARHILNSPELASRRKRSHSTKILSIDPDKGEAVFKSSSNGTYTTTLKNCTCKDFALGHDAWPCKHILRLAEELGLFQNEYFAPDEYDYTMQFAPNITEIKAAEQPKNISEPEYITPPVESKHEELPVIINKKSSIFLKILKYICCAVVGAFIMLCILGTFTRTKIAHRELLIPVLMLASGYVIAINAKHKGLEGSMFSWIIYGTIVPVISWMDVLIAGSDSQNRVKIFIKSICICIVCLVFYIGIFVALIEQPHKNQETIQTRSIE
- a CDS encoding helix-turn-helix domain-containing protein; this translates as MTSNFCFAKLDINVARDGSFKGAPKSVYMTLTSHADNNTRKCFLKVRTIAKESGYCERTVRNALHKLESWGLIEITEQFIQGENGRHQINSVYTLIGNEAACYQEYAVGEVPELLDSVIPPCKNCTTPLQKVTGQNESPLNYKDSLKGEARLPAKNSEPVNNPEAFTPDDAPAIMRPTAEYLLLKTGRKSLTESEISALRTLSASHYPARVQKEIDTACERFKRKNKPLSTLTFNYIAGALANQHSRKLTPKSQAKSMMMTSEELNSRKKIPDEDLDAELERLEKLMNEPVKSAQNLRRL